A section of the Burkholderia mallei ATCC 23344 genome encodes:
- the gatC gene encoding Asp-tRNA(Asn)/Glu-tRNA(Gln) amidotransferase subunit GatC — translation MALTLTDVTRIAHLARLEMADADAERTLTQLNEFFGLVEQMQAVDTTGIAPLAHPIEQILEVAQRLREDAVTEHVNRDDNQRPAPAVQDGLYLVPKVIE, via the coding sequence ATGGCTTTGACCCTGACCGATGTGACACGCATCGCGCACCTTGCGCGGCTCGAAATGGCCGACGCCGACGCCGAGCGCACGCTGACCCAGCTCAACGAGTTCTTTGGCCTCGTCGAGCAGATGCAGGCCGTCGACACGACGGGCATCGCGCCGCTCGCGCACCCGATCGAGCAGATTCTGGAGGTCGCGCAGCGGCTGCGCGAAGACGCCGTCACGGAGCACGTGAACCGCGACGACAACCAGCGCCCGGCGCCGGCCGTCCAGGACGGCCTGTACCTCGTGCCGAAGGTGATCGAGTAA
- a CDS encoding IS1182-like element ISBma2 family transposase, whose protein sequence is MLKTPMPTQHELEMVTLEELVPKDHLLRQIDAAVDFEFIRAKVAHLYCADNGRPALDPVVMFKLLFIGYLFGVRSERQLMREVQVNVAYRWFARFRLTDKVPDASTFSQNRRRRFTDTTVYQEIFDEIVRQAIKRGLVDGRVLYTDSTHLKANANKGKFDVVKLEQTPAAYTEALNAAVDADRAAHGRKPLDRDDDEPPSSKDTKLSRTDPDSGYMVRDDKPKGFFYLDHHTVDAKHAIITDTHVTPASVHDSQPYLDRLDRQRERFEFKVEAVGLDAGYFTPAVCQGLEERGIAGVMGYRTPNHKPGMFYKRQFKYDAYRNEYVCPQGQALPYSTTNRLGYREYKSNAQICGRCPVRSQCTNSAIAVKVVTRHVWERAKERVDARRLTEWGQRIYARRKQTVERSFADAKQLHGHRYARMRGLRKVAEQCLLAAAAQNIKKIAMLLARKRKKGPAGPDWRFVRMLLRLVSGLRCSFDYPLAANPQS, encoded by the coding sequence ATGCTGAAGACGCCCATGCCCACGCAGCACGAACTCGAGATGGTGACGCTCGAGGAACTCGTGCCGAAGGACCACCTGCTGCGCCAGATCGATGCGGCGGTGGATTTCGAGTTCATCCGCGCGAAGGTGGCGCATCTGTATTGCGCGGACAACGGGCGGCCGGCGCTCGATCCCGTGGTGATGTTCAAGCTGTTGTTCATCGGCTACCTGTTCGGGGTGCGCAGCGAGCGGCAACTGATGCGTGAGGTCCAGGTCAACGTCGCCTATCGCTGGTTCGCCCGGTTCCGGCTGACCGACAAGGTGCCGGATGCGTCAACGTTCTCGCAGAATCGCCGCCGACGCTTCACGGACACGACGGTGTATCAGGAGATCTTCGACGAGATCGTGCGGCAGGCGATCAAGCGCGGGCTGGTCGACGGTCGGGTGCTGTACACGGACAGCACGCACCTGAAGGCGAACGCGAACAAAGGCAAGTTCGATGTGGTGAAGCTGGAGCAGACGCCGGCCGCCTACACGGAGGCATTGAACGCGGCAGTGGATGCGGACCGGGCCGCGCATGGCAGGAAGCCGCTGGATCGCGACGACGATGAGCCGCCGTCTAGCAAGGACACCAAGCTCAGCCGGACCGATCCGGACAGCGGCTACATGGTGCGGGACGACAAGCCGAAGGGGTTCTTCTATCTGGACCACCACACGGTGGATGCCAAGCACGCGATCATCACCGATACGCATGTGACGCCGGCCTCGGTGCATGACAGCCAGCCGTATCTGGATCGGCTGGATCGCCAGCGCGAGCGCTTTGAGTTCAAGGTCGAGGCGGTGGGGCTGGATGCGGGCTACTTCACGCCGGCGGTGTGCCAGGGGCTGGAGGAGCGAGGGATTGCCGGGGTGATGGGCTATCGCACGCCGAACCACAAGCCGGGCATGTTCTACAAACGGCAGTTCAAGTACGACGCGTATCGCAACGAATACGTGTGCCCGCAGGGGCAGGCCCTGCCGTACAGCACGACCAATCGGCTCGGCTATCGGGAATACAAATCCAATGCGCAGATCTGCGGGCGCTGCCCGGTACGATCGCAGTGCACGAACAGTGCGATCGCGGTGAAGGTGGTAACGCGCCACGTGTGGGAGCGCGCCAAGGAGCGGGTGGACGCGCGGCGCTTGACCGAATGGGGCCAACGCATTTACGCGCGGCGCAAGCAGACGGTGGAGCGCAGCTTCGCCGATGCCAAGCAGCTGCATGGGCACCGTTATGCCCGTATGCGTGGGCTACGCAAGGTGGCCGAGCAGTGCTTGCTGGCCGCGGCGGCACAGAACATCAAGAAGATTGCGATGCTGCTGGCGCGGAAGCGGAAAAAGGGGCCAGCGGGTCCCGATTGGCGCTTCGTGCGCATGCTGCTGCGTCTGGTGAGCGGTTTGCGCTGCAGCTTCGACTACCCGCTCGCGGCGAACCCGCAATCCTGA
- the mreC gene encoding rod shape-determining protein MreC, which produces MEYSPPPLFKQGPSALARLIFFVVLAIALLVSDARFNTLEIVRGVLGTVLYPLQRAALVPRDLIVGAAELATSSTALRHENQQLRDRNLKLSLQANQAGQLAADNAHLRAVLELRQQIAAQATPVEIQYDTGDPFSQKIIIGHGSQAGIQDGAPVVNEDGVIGQVTRVFPLQSEVTLVTDRDLAIPVQVLRTGLRSVIYGTPKGDALDLRFVPTSADLLAGDELVTSGLDGVYPPGLPVAKVVRVDKLADTAFAHVVCAPIAAVRGAREMLVLHYRNDIPPPPVTDDAASDAKAAKGKKATKGADKSAKAADKGADKDKGAKPAAAPPVPARSRPAGPAQPAAPLKPATAPSPGAPR; this is translated from the coding sequence ATGGAATACAGTCCGCCGCCCCTGTTCAAACAAGGTCCGTCCGCGCTCGCGCGGCTGATCTTCTTCGTCGTCCTGGCGATCGCGCTCCTCGTCTCGGACGCGCGCTTCAACACGCTCGAAATCGTCCGAGGCGTGCTCGGCACCGTGCTCTATCCGCTGCAGCGCGCGGCGCTCGTGCCGCGCGACCTGATCGTCGGCGCGGCCGAGCTCGCGACGTCGAGCACCGCGCTGCGCCACGAAAACCAGCAGTTGCGCGACCGCAATCTGAAGCTGTCGCTGCAGGCGAACCAGGCGGGCCAGCTCGCCGCCGACAACGCGCACCTGCGCGCGGTGCTCGAGCTGCGCCAGCAGATCGCCGCGCAGGCGACGCCCGTCGAGATCCAGTACGACACGGGCGATCCGTTCTCGCAGAAGATCATCATCGGCCACGGCTCGCAGGCGGGCATCCAGGACGGCGCGCCCGTCGTCAACGAGGATGGCGTGATCGGCCAGGTCACGCGCGTGTTTCCGCTGCAATCGGAAGTCACGCTCGTCACCGACCGCGACCTCGCGATTCCCGTGCAGGTGCTGCGCACCGGGCTGCGCAGCGTGATCTACGGCACGCCGAAGGGCGATGCGCTCGATCTGCGCTTCGTGCCGACGAGCGCCGATCTGCTCGCGGGCGACGAGCTCGTGACGAGCGGCCTCGACGGCGTTTATCCGCCGGGGCTGCCGGTCGCGAAGGTGGTGCGCGTCGACAAGCTCGCCGATACCGCCTTCGCGCACGTCGTCTGCGCGCCGATCGCCGCGGTGCGCGGCGCGCGCGAGATGCTCGTGCTGCACTACCGCAACGACATCCCGCCGCCCCCCGTCACCGACGACGCCGCGAGCGACGCGAAGGCCGCCAAGGGCAAAAAGGCGACGAAGGGCGCGGACAAGAGCGCGAAGGCCGCCGATAAAGGCGCGGACAAGGACAAGGGCGCAAAGCCGGCCGCCGCGCCGCCCGTGCCCGCGCGGAGCCGGCCGGCCGGCCCCGCGCAACCCGCCGCGCCGCTCAAGCCCGCGACCGCGCCGTCGCCAGGAGCGCCGCGATGA
- the gatB gene encoding Asp-tRNA(Asn)/Glu-tRNA(Gln) amidotransferase subunit GatB encodes MTQWEVVIGLETHAQLSTVSKIFSGASTQFGAQPNTQACPVDLALPGVLPVLNRGAVERAIRFGLAIGATVAPRSVFARKNYFYPDLPKGYQISQYEIPVVQGGQITIQVPANEKAGKQAYSKTVNLTRAHLEEDAGKSLHEDFAGMTGIDLNRAGTPLLEIVTEPEMRSAAEAVAYAKALHGLVMWLGICDGNMQEGSFRCDANVSVRPVGQEKFGTRAEIKNLNSFRFLEDAINYEVRRQIELIEDGGEVVQETRLYDPDKRETRSMRSKEDAHDYRYFPDPDLMPLVIGADWIARVKGEMPELPAVMQQRFIEQYGVSAYDAGVLTSTKAMAEYFEALVAKAGAANAKLAANWLMGDVSSQLNRDGIDIDACPVSAAQLALVLQRIADGTISNKIAKEIFVTIWDEKAADEGAADRIIEAKGLKQISDTGALEAIIDEVLAANAKSVEEFRAGKDKAFNALVGQAMKATKGKANPQQVNELLKKKLG; translated from the coding sequence ATGACCCAGTGGGAAGTCGTTATCGGCCTCGAGACGCACGCGCAGCTGTCGACCGTCTCGAAGATCTTCTCGGGCGCGTCGACGCAGTTCGGCGCGCAACCGAACACGCAGGCGTGCCCCGTCGATCTCGCGCTGCCGGGCGTGCTGCCCGTGCTGAACCGCGGCGCGGTCGAGCGGGCGATCCGCTTCGGCCTCGCGATCGGCGCGACGGTGGCGCCGCGCAGCGTCTTCGCGCGCAAGAATTACTTCTATCCGGATCTGCCGAAGGGCTATCAGATCAGCCAGTACGAGATTCCGGTCGTGCAGGGCGGCCAGATCACGATCCAGGTGCCCGCCAACGAAAAGGCCGGCAAGCAGGCGTATTCGAAGACGGTCAACCTGACCCGCGCGCACCTCGAGGAGGACGCGGGCAAGTCGCTGCACGAGGATTTCGCGGGGATGACGGGCATCGACCTGAACCGCGCGGGCACGCCGCTGCTCGAGATCGTCACCGAGCCGGAAATGCGGAGCGCGGCCGAGGCGGTCGCGTACGCGAAGGCGCTGCACGGCCTCGTCATGTGGCTCGGCATCTGCGACGGCAACATGCAGGAAGGCTCGTTCCGCTGCGATGCGAACGTGTCGGTGCGCCCGGTCGGCCAGGAGAAGTTCGGCACGCGCGCCGAGATCAAGAACCTGAACTCGTTCCGCTTTCTCGAAGACGCGATCAACTATGAGGTGCGTCGCCAGATCGAGCTGATCGAGGACGGCGGCGAAGTCGTCCAGGAAACGCGTCTGTACGACCCGGACAAGCGCGAGACGCGCTCGATGCGCAGCAAGGAAGACGCGCACGATTACCGCTATTTCCCCGATCCGGACCTGATGCCGCTCGTGATCGGCGCGGACTGGATCGCACGCGTGAAGGGCGAGATGCCCGAGCTGCCGGCCGTGATGCAGCAGCGCTTCATCGAGCAGTATGGCGTGTCCGCGTACGACGCGGGCGTGCTGACGTCGACGAAGGCGATGGCCGAATATTTCGAGGCGCTGGTCGCGAAGGCGGGCGCGGCGAATGCGAAGCTCGCCGCGAACTGGCTGATGGGCGACGTGTCGTCGCAACTGAACCGCGACGGCATCGATATCGACGCGTGCCCGGTGTCGGCCGCGCAGCTCGCGCTCGTGCTGCAGCGGATCGCCGACGGCACGATCTCGAACAAGATCGCGAAGGAAATCTTCGTGACGATCTGGGACGAGAAAGCGGCCGACGAAGGCGCGGCCGATCGCATCATCGAAGCGAAGGGCCTGAAGCAGATCTCCGATACGGGCGCGCTCGAGGCGATCATCGACGAGGTGCTCGCCGCGAACGCGAAGTCGGTCGAGGAATTCCGCGCGGGCAAGGACAAGGCGTTCAACGCGCTCGTCGGCCAGGCGATGAAGGCGACGAAGGGCAAGGCGAATCCGCAGCAGGTCAACGAGCTCCTGAAGAAGAAGCTCGGCTGA
- the gatA gene encoding Asp-tRNA(Asn)/Glu-tRNA(Gln) amidotransferase subunit GatA, with the protein MHAKSLTELRAALDAKECSAVELAQHYLKRIDAARDLNAFVHVDAELTLAQAKAADAALANGEAGPLAGLPIVHKDVFVTRGWRSTAGSKMLANYASPFDATVVARLSAAGMVTLGKTNMDEFAMGSSNENSAFGPVKNPWDTSAVPGGSSGGSSAAVAARLAPAATGTDTGGSIRQPASFAGVTGIKPTYGRVSRYGMIAFASSLDQGGPMARSAADCALLLNAMAGFDERDSTSLERADEDYTRHLGKAWAAGGDAGKPLAGLRIGLPAEYFGAGLADDVRAAIDAALKTYEALGATLVPVSLPKTELSIPVYYVIAPAEASSNLSRFDGVRYGHRAAEYRDLLDMYKKSRAEGFGPEVKRRILVGTYVLSHGYYDAYYLQAQKIRRIIAQDFQEAFKSCDVIMGPASPTVAWDIGAKGDDPVQMYLADIYTLSVSLAGLPGMSVPCGFGAGANAKRPVGLQIIGNYFDEARMLQVADAFQRATDWHVQEPAGV; encoded by the coding sequence ATGCACGCAAAAAGCCTGACCGAACTGCGCGCCGCGCTCGACGCCAAGGAATGCTCGGCCGTCGAGCTGGCGCAGCACTATCTGAAACGGATCGACGCCGCGCGCGATCTGAACGCGTTCGTCCACGTCGACGCCGAGCTCACGCTCGCGCAGGCGAAGGCCGCCGACGCCGCGCTCGCCAACGGCGAGGCGGGGCCGCTCGCCGGCCTGCCGATCGTGCACAAGGACGTGTTCGTCACGCGCGGCTGGCGCTCCACCGCCGGCTCGAAGATGCTCGCGAACTACGCGAGCCCGTTCGACGCGACCGTCGTCGCCCGCCTGTCGGCGGCCGGCATGGTCACGCTCGGCAAGACCAACATGGACGAGTTCGCGATGGGTTCGTCGAACGAGAACTCCGCGTTCGGCCCGGTGAAGAACCCGTGGGACACGAGCGCGGTGCCGGGCGGCAGCTCGGGCGGCAGCTCCGCGGCCGTCGCCGCGCGCCTCGCGCCCGCCGCGACGGGCACCGACACGGGCGGCTCGATCCGCCAGCCGGCGTCGTTCGCCGGCGTGACCGGCATCAAGCCGACCTACGGGCGCGTGTCGCGCTACGGGATGATCGCGTTCGCGTCGTCGCTCGACCAGGGCGGCCCGATGGCGCGGAGCGCGGCCGATTGCGCGCTCCTGCTGAACGCGATGGCGGGCTTCGACGAGCGCGATTCGACGAGCCTCGAGCGCGCCGACGAAGACTACACGCGCCACCTCGGCAAGGCCTGGGCGGCCGGCGGCGACGCGGGCAAGCCGCTCGCGGGCCTGCGCATCGGCCTGCCGGCCGAATATTTCGGCGCGGGCCTCGCCGACGACGTGCGCGCGGCGATCGACGCGGCGCTGAAGACCTACGAGGCGCTCGGCGCGACGCTCGTGCCGGTGTCGCTGCCGAAGACGGAGCTGTCGATTCCCGTCTACTATGTGATCGCGCCCGCCGAGGCGTCGTCGAACCTGTCGCGCTTCGACGGCGTGCGCTACGGCCACCGTGCGGCCGAATACCGCGATCTGCTCGACATGTACAAGAAGTCGCGCGCCGAGGGCTTCGGGCCCGAGGTGAAGCGCCGGATTCTCGTCGGCACGTACGTGCTGTCGCACGGCTACTACGACGCCTACTACCTGCAGGCGCAGAAGATCCGCCGGATCATCGCGCAGGATTTCCAGGAAGCGTTCAAATCCTGCGACGTGATCATGGGCCCGGCGTCGCCCACCGTCGCGTGGGACATCGGCGCGAAGGGCGACGATCCCGTCCAGATGTATCTGGCGGATATCTATACGCTGTCGGTGAGCCTCGCGGGCTTGCCCGGCATGAGCGTGCCGTGCGGCTTCGGCGCGGGCGCGAACGCGAAGCGCCCGGTCGGGCTGCAGATCATCGGCAACTATTTCGACGAAGCCCGGATGCTGCAGGTCGCCGACGCGTTCCAGCGCGCGACCGACTGGCACGTACAAGAACCGGCAGGAGTGTGA
- the mreD gene encoding rod shape-determining protein MreD — protein MSRPQYILQPVNPYFIVFSLAAAFLLNLMPWGRVPGVPDCVALVLLFWNIHQPRKVGMGVAFALGILMDVHDAALLGEHALAYTLLSYGAITIHRRVLWLPLGVQIFYVAPLLVIAQLVPFVIRLLMGAAFPGWSYLVDGFVEAALWPVASHLLLMPQRRPVDPDDTRPI, from the coding sequence ATGAGCCGCCCCCAGTACATCCTGCAGCCCGTCAATCCGTACTTCATCGTCTTCAGCCTCGCGGCCGCGTTCCTGCTGAACCTGATGCCGTGGGGCCGGGTTCCCGGCGTGCCCGATTGCGTCGCGCTCGTGCTGCTGTTCTGGAACATCCACCAGCCGCGCAAGGTCGGGATGGGCGTGGCGTTCGCGCTCGGCATCCTGATGGACGTCCATGACGCGGCCCTCCTCGGCGAGCACGCGCTCGCGTACACGCTGCTGTCGTACGGCGCGATCACGATCCACCGGCGCGTGCTATGGCTGCCGCTCGGCGTGCAGATCTTCTATGTCGCGCCCCTTCTCGTGATCGCGCAGCTCGTGCCGTTCGTGATCCGGCTGCTGATGGGCGCCGCGTTCCCCGGCTGGAGCTACCTCGTCGACGGCTTCGTCGAGGCGGCGCTGTGGCCGGTCGCGAGCCATCTGCTGCTGATGCCGCAGCGCCGTCCGGTCGACCCGGACGACACGCGGCCGATCTGA
- a CDS encoding CHRD domain-containing protein produces the protein MLTLRKIGVGMLVCALATGIAHAETVKLVANLQPSSEVPPTTSKGAGALDATYDTATRTLRWHATYRDLTGPATAAHFHGPAPVGQNAGVQVPIPKDALASPIVGEKALTDEQVGDLMAGKWYFNVHTKAHPAGEIRGQVLPAN, from the coding sequence ATGTTGACATTGCGCAAAATCGGCGTCGGGATGCTCGTCTGCGCGCTCGCGACGGGCATCGCGCACGCGGAGACGGTGAAGCTCGTCGCGAACCTGCAGCCGTCGAGCGAAGTGCCGCCGACGACGAGCAAGGGGGCGGGCGCGCTCGACGCGACTTACGATACCGCCACCCGCACGCTGCGCTGGCACGCGACGTATCGCGATCTGACGGGGCCCGCGACCGCCGCGCACTTCCACGGCCCGGCGCCCGTCGGGCAGAACGCGGGCGTGCAAGTGCCGATCCCGAAGGATGCGCTCGCGAGCCCGATCGTCGGCGAGAAGGCGCTCACCGACGAGCAGGTCGGCGATCTGATGGCGGGCAAGTGGTATTTCAACGTGCATACGAAGGCTCATCCGGCCGGCGAGATTCGCGGCCAGGTCCTGCCGGCGAACTGA
- a CDS encoding PPK2 family polyphosphate kinase: MAKQPSLDDYRVPYHTREKEAAAFTLDAFDPAAKPFSSGSKETDRERLSAVALQLDTLQERLHTQRHKRMLLVLQGMDSSGKDGTVRAVFHEVDPLGLRIVSFKAPTPVERSHDFLWRVHAQAPAAGELTIFNRSHYEDVLVPRVTAEIDKAECERRYRQIRQFEEMLAESGTRLVKCFLHISKDEQRARLQARIDDPNKHWKFDISDLEARKHWDAYQAAYRDALAATSAEHAPWYVIPADSKTHRNVMIAELLLRELTAMKLEYPPAKPELAGIQIQ, from the coding sequence ATGGCCAAGCAACCGTCGCTCGACGACTACCGCGTGCCGTATCACACGCGTGAAAAAGAAGCCGCCGCGTTCACGCTCGACGCGTTCGATCCGGCCGCGAAGCCGTTCTCGAGCGGATCGAAGGAAACCGACCGCGAGCGGCTGTCCGCCGTCGCGTTGCAGCTCGACACGCTGCAGGAGCGCCTGCATACGCAGCGGCACAAGCGCATGCTGCTCGTGCTGCAGGGGATGGACTCGAGCGGCAAGGACGGTACCGTGCGCGCGGTGTTTCACGAAGTCGACCCGCTCGGGCTGCGCATCGTGTCGTTCAAGGCGCCCACGCCCGTCGAGCGCTCGCACGATTTCCTCTGGCGCGTGCATGCGCAGGCGCCCGCCGCCGGCGAGCTGACGATCTTCAACCGCAGCCACTACGAGGACGTGCTCGTGCCGCGCGTGACGGCCGAGATCGACAAGGCCGAATGCGAGCGGCGCTACAGGCAGATCCGGCAGTTCGAGGAGATGCTCGCCGAATCCGGCACGCGGCTCGTCAAGTGCTTCCTGCACATCTCGAAGGACGAGCAGCGCGCGCGGTTGCAGGCGCGCATCGACGATCCGAACAAGCACTGGAAGTTCGATATTTCGGATCTCGAAGCGCGCAAGCACTGGGACGCATATCAGGCCGCGTACCGCGACGCGCTCGCCGCGACGTCGGCCGAGCATGCGCCGTGGTACGTGATCCCGGCCGATTCGAAGACGCATCGCAACGTGATGATCGCCGAGCTGCTGCTGCGCGAGCTGACCGCGATGAAGCTCGAATACCCGCCCGCGAAGCCCGAGCTCGCCGGCATCCAGATCCAATAA
- a CDS encoding rod shape-determining protein has protein sequence MFGFLRSYFSNDLAIDLGTANTLIYMRGKGIVLDEPSVVSIRQEGGPNGKKTIQAVGKEAKQMLGKVPGNIEAIRPMKDGVIADFTVTEQMIKQFIKTAHESRMFSPSPRIIICVPCGSTQVERRAIKEAAHGAGASQVYLIEEPMAAAIGAGLPVSEATGSMVVDIGGGTTEVGVISLGGIVYKGSVRVGGDKFDEAIVNYIRRNYGMLIGEQTAEAIKKEIGSAFPGSEVKEMEVKGRNLSEGIPRSFTISSNEILEALTDPLNQIVSSVKIALEQTPPELGADIAERGMMLTGGGALLRDLDRLLAEETGLPVLVAEDPLTCVVRGSGMALERMDKLGSIFSYE, from the coding sequence ATGTTCGGTTTTTTGCGCAGCTATTTCTCCAACGATCTCGCGATCGATCTCGGCACCGCAAACACCCTGATCTACATGCGCGGCAAGGGCATCGTGCTCGATGAGCCGTCCGTCGTCTCGATCCGCCAGGAAGGCGGCCCGAACGGCAAGAAAACGATTCAAGCAGTCGGCAAGGAAGCGAAGCAGATGCTCGGCAAGGTGCCCGGCAACATCGAGGCGATCCGTCCGATGAAAGACGGCGTGATCGCCGATTTCACGGTCACCGAGCAGATGATCAAGCAATTCATCAAGACTGCGCACGAATCGCGGATGTTCTCGCCGTCGCCGCGCATCATCATCTGCGTGCCGTGCGGCTCGACCCAGGTCGAGCGCCGCGCGATCAAGGAAGCGGCGCACGGCGCGGGCGCCTCGCAGGTCTATCTGATCGAGGAGCCGATGGCGGCCGCGATCGGCGCGGGGCTGCCGGTGTCGGAAGCCACCGGCTCGATGGTCGTCGACATCGGCGGCGGCACGACCGAGGTCGGCGTGATCTCGCTCGGCGGCATCGTCTACAAGGGCTCGGTGCGCGTGGGCGGCGACAAGTTCGACGAGGCGATCGTCAACTACATCCGCCGCAACTACGGGATGCTGATCGGCGAGCAGACGGCCGAGGCGATCAAGAAGGAAATCGGCTCCGCGTTCCCGGGCTCCGAAGTCAAGGAAATGGAAGTGAAGGGCCGCAACCTGTCGGAAGGCATTCCGCGCAGCTTCACGATCTCCAGCAACGAAATCCTCGAGGCGCTCACCGATCCGCTGAACCAGATCGTGTCGTCGGTGAAGATCGCGCTCGAGCAGACGCCGCCCGAGCTCGGCGCGGACATCGCCGAGCGCGGCATGATGCTCACGGGCGGCGGCGCGCTGCTGCGCGACCTCGACCGCCTGCTCGCCGAGGAGACCGGCCTGCCCGTGCTCGTCGCCGAGGATCCGCTCACCTGCGTCGTGCGCGGCTCCGGGATGGCGCTCGAACGGATGGACAAGCTCGGCAGCATCTTCTCGTACGAGTGA
- a CDS encoding exodeoxyribonuclease III: protein MLRVITANLNGIRSAAKKGFFEWLGEQNADCVCVQEIKVSADDLPAEFVEPHGLRSYFHHAQKKGYSGAGLYSRREPDDVIIGYGSSEFDAEGRYVEARFGKLSVVSVYVPSGSSGDERQQAKYRFMDEFMPHLAELKAKREVILCGDVNIVHKEIDIKNWKSNQKNSGCLPEERAWLTKLFDDVGYVDVFRTLDPRPEQYTWWSNRGQAYAKNVGWRIDYQIATPGVAGTAKNTSIFRDIKFSDHAPLTVDYDYK from the coding sequence ATGCTGCGTGTCATCACCGCGAATCTGAACGGCATCCGCTCAGCGGCGAAGAAGGGCTTTTTCGAATGGCTCGGCGAGCAGAACGCCGATTGCGTCTGCGTGCAGGAAATCAAGGTGTCGGCGGACGATCTGCCCGCCGAGTTCGTCGAGCCGCACGGCTTGCGAAGCTATTTCCATCATGCGCAGAAGAAGGGCTACAGCGGCGCGGGCCTCTACTCGCGCCGCGAGCCCGACGACGTGATCATCGGTTACGGCAGCAGCGAATTCGATGCGGAGGGCCGTTACGTCGAGGCGCGCTTCGGCAAGCTGTCGGTCGTGTCGGTGTACGTGCCGTCCGGCTCGAGCGGCGACGAGCGCCAGCAGGCGAAGTACCGCTTCATGGACGAGTTCATGCCGCACCTTGCCGAGCTGAAGGCGAAGCGCGAGGTGATCCTGTGCGGCGACGTGAACATCGTCCACAAGGAAATCGACATCAAGAACTGGAAGAGCAACCAGAAGAACTCCGGCTGCCTGCCCGAGGAGCGCGCGTGGCTCACGAAGCTGTTCGATGACGTCGGCTATGTCGACGTGTTCCGCACGCTCGATCCGCGGCCCGAGCAGTACACGTGGTGGAGCAACCGCGGTCAGGCGTATGCGAAGAACGTCGGGTGGCGGATCGACTACCAGATCGCGACGCCGGGTGTGGCCGGCACGGCGAAGAACACGTCGATCTTCCGTGACATCAAGTTCAGCGATCACGCGCCGCTCACGGTCGATTACGACTACAAGTGA
- a CDS encoding alpha/beta hydrolase has translation MSWQSKVACWLLRRQFRPETLRPVIDPARARRLTKLRVRVPRRAPAGWRLRERYGPAAAPLRGEWLERADVAPGRAQRGRMLLYFHGGGYYFCSPQTHRPLVFALTKLAGVRSFSLDYRLAPEHPFPAALDDALAAYRQLVSAGTPPESIVFGGDSAGGGLALATLVALRDAGDPLPSGAVLFSPWTDLAATGDTLRTHDGLDPMFAGAALGRAARLYLGDTPGTHPHASPLYADFAGLPPLFIQAGSTEVLLDDSRRVAEKARAAGVHVELEIWPQMPHVWQIFVPFVPESARALERAAAFVRRTAVERATQRTADASIA, from the coding sequence ATGAGTTGGCAGAGCAAGGTGGCGTGCTGGCTGCTGCGCCGGCAGTTTCGTCCGGAGACGCTGCGCCCGGTGATCGATCCGGCGCGCGCGCGGCGGCTCACGAAGCTGCGGGTGCGCGTGCCGCGCCGTGCGCCCGCCGGCTGGCGGTTGCGCGAGCGCTACGGCCCGGCGGCCGCGCCGCTGCGCGGCGAGTGGCTCGAACGCGCGGACGTCGCGCCTGGGCGCGCGCAGCGCGGCCGGATGCTGCTGTATTTCCACGGCGGCGGCTATTACTTCTGTTCGCCGCAGACGCACCGCCCGCTCGTGTTCGCGCTGACGAAGCTCGCCGGCGTGCGCTCGTTCTCGCTCGACTATCGGCTCGCGCCCGAGCATCCGTTTCCGGCCGCGCTCGACGATGCGCTCGCCGCGTACCGGCAGCTCGTGTCCGCCGGCACGCCGCCGGAGTCGATCGTGTTCGGCGGCGATTCGGCGGGCGGCGGCCTCGCGCTCGCGACGCTCGTCGCGCTGCGCGACGCGGGCGATCCGCTGCCGTCGGGCGCGGTGCTGTTCTCGCCGTGGACCGATCTCGCCGCGACGGGCGATACGCTGCGCACGCACGACGGGCTCGATCCGATGTTCGCGGGCGCGGCGCTCGGCCGCGCGGCGCGCCTTTATCTCGGCGACACGCCGGGCACGCATCCGCATGCGTCGCCGCTCTACGCGGATTTCGCGGGATTGCCGCCGCTCTTCATTCAGGCGGGCAGCACCGAGGTGCTGCTCGACGATTCGCGGCGCGTCGCCGAGAAGGCGCGCGCGGCGGGCGTGCACGTCGAGCTGGAGATATGGCCGCAGATGCCGCACGTCTGGCAGATCTTTGTGCCGTTCGTGCCCGAATCGGCGCGTGCGCTCGAGCGCGCGGCCGCGTTCGTGCGGCGCACCGCGGTCGAGCGCGCGACTCAGCGCACGGCCGACGCGTCGATCGCCTGA